One Paraburkholderia phytofirmans OLGA172 genomic window carries:
- a CDS encoding DUF6538 domain-containing protein, which produces MSVRIIPHPSGRSKNWYVRITVPVAIQSLIGKKEVRRTTGTADRTRARAEAARIEAELRAQWQPLLDDARYANTDAHDTILSPALIQQICGAWLASWEFTDRFERTEWGLDDEELAAVEEFCRYSDAAMRSVLAQGKAGKSWPDVVETVTEFAGDMGYLVHPTDPLFPDLVRSFAKAEKTAQEIIALRNRGDDLAFPVTEPRGSVLSEMVAAYEEHRAGAVTPKTISKNVSIWRRFVAFSGDVALDSITHADIYNFLSARLKDPDDGWSQGYVDGHAKRALRDMFALARTQGRMSAPNPVNGVETTPTLSRKEQEARKRPRYPFSAQQLTELFASEWYDPGATVWTGKMRGDLAARYWGPLIATCHGSRVREVVQLVSHDFKVVHGVLLMTIQTSLLDDGESELEALPERSLKNASTYRTVPVHPTLCALGFREFIDSFQEAHAPTTPLFASAVPLAGGRAPVWGRPYEQALLRHVRDRLGFGNGFGNHSFRHQVEDRIRAAQVNNGVWPAGLAEFYTGRKLPRKADQQIFREQSSAIDYGEGFKPQHLLGYVGQITFDDVVLPVPYSQWLARAGK; this is translated from the coding sequence GTGTCCGTCAGAATCATTCCCCACCCCAGCGGACGGAGCAAGAACTGGTACGTGCGTATCACGGTACCCGTCGCCATCCAATCCCTCATCGGTAAGAAAGAAGTCCGCCGTACCACGGGGACAGCAGACCGTACGCGCGCGCGGGCGGAAGCCGCACGCATCGAAGCGGAATTGCGCGCACAGTGGCAGCCTTTGCTCGATGACGCACGCTACGCGAACACCGACGCCCATGACACGATTCTGAGCCCTGCCCTCATCCAGCAAATCTGCGGCGCGTGGCTGGCGTCATGGGAATTTACCGACCGGTTTGAACGCACCGAGTGGGGCCTGGATGACGAGGAACTCGCCGCAGTAGAGGAGTTTTGCCGGTATTCCGATGCTGCGATGCGCAGTGTCCTCGCGCAAGGCAAGGCGGGAAAATCGTGGCCGGACGTGGTCGAAACCGTAACCGAATTCGCAGGTGACATGGGCTACCTGGTTCATCCCACGGACCCGCTTTTTCCTGACCTGGTACGAAGCTTTGCCAAAGCCGAAAAGACCGCGCAGGAAATCATTGCGCTGCGCAACAGGGGCGATGACCTGGCCTTTCCCGTGACCGAGCCACGGGGCAGTGTGCTCTCCGAGATGGTTGCCGCCTACGAGGAGCACCGCGCCGGCGCCGTTACCCCCAAGACGATTTCAAAAAACGTGTCGATTTGGCGGCGTTTTGTCGCGTTCAGCGGTGACGTCGCGCTCGACAGCATCACGCACGCTGATATCTACAACTTTCTGAGCGCGCGCCTCAAGGACCCGGATGACGGGTGGTCGCAGGGCTACGTCGACGGACACGCCAAACGGGCGCTCCGCGACATGTTCGCGCTGGCCCGCACGCAGGGCCGGATGAGCGCGCCAAATCCGGTCAATGGCGTGGAGACAACACCGACTCTTTCCAGGAAGGAGCAGGAAGCCCGCAAGCGCCCGCGTTACCCGTTCAGCGCCCAGCAGTTGACCGAGCTCTTTGCGTCTGAATGGTACGACCCGGGCGCCACGGTGTGGACGGGAAAAATGCGTGGCGACCTCGCCGCCCGTTACTGGGGGCCGCTTATCGCGACGTGCCACGGGTCCCGCGTACGGGAGGTCGTGCAACTGGTCAGCCACGACTTCAAAGTCGTTCATGGCGTGCTGTTGATGACGATTCAGACGTCGCTGCTGGATGACGGCGAAAGCGAACTGGAGGCGTTGCCAGAGCGCTCGCTCAAGAATGCTTCGACCTATCGCACGGTCCCCGTTCATCCGACGCTGTGCGCGCTGGGCTTCCGTGAATTCATCGATTCGTTTCAGGAGGCTCACGCGCCTACCACCCCCCTGTTTGCCTCCGCAGTCCCACTGGCGGGCGGACGCGCACCCGTCTGGGGCCGGCCATATGAACAGGCGCTCCTGCGGCACGTGCGCGACCGTCTGGGCTTCGGCAACGGATTTGGCAACCACAGCTTCCGGCATCAGGTTGAAGACCGCATCCGCGCCGCGCAGGTAAACAACGGCGTGTGGCCTGCCGGACTGGCCGAGTTCTACACCGGTCGCAAGTTGCCCCGCAAGGCAGACCAGCAAATCTTCCGGGAGCAAAGCAGCGCCATCGACTATGGCGAGGGCTTCAAACCGCAGCATCTTCTGGGCTACGTCGGACAGATTACCTTCGACGACGTGGTGCTGCCTGTTCCATACAGCCAGTGGCTTGCGCGCGCAGGCAAGTAA